The Patescibacteria group bacterium DNA segment CGTTTGGTTATTGTGGACAGGTCGGCCATAATCAGTTCAAGATTAATGATTTCAATATCATTTTTGGGATTAACTTCGCCCTCAATATGGGTAACATCAAGATTATGAAAGTTGCGGACAACCTGGCAGATTGCGTCAACCTCGCGGATATTGGATAAAAATTGGTTGCCAAGCCCCTCGCCCTTATGGGCGCCCTTAACTAAGCCGGCAATATCAACAAACTCAATCGTGGTGGGGACAATTTTTTCCGATTGGGAAATTTTTGCCAATTGCTCAAGCCGTTCATCAGGAACCTTAACCACGCCCACATTAGGATCAATAGTGCAAAATGGGTAATTAGAAGCGTCAACTTGTTTTTTTGTCAGGGCCTTGAATAATGTGGATTTACCCACATTAGGCAGGCCGACGATGCCGATGGAGAAAGACATAGATGTAGAAATTTTAAAGCTGGTTTTACTTTAGCAAAATATTGGTATAAATACAATGTTTTTTTTCTGGGAGTGATTATGTTATAATAAAGTCATGTTAACCGCCTTGATTCCAATTTTTATTTTCACTCCCTTGGTGGAGTTAGCGCTTTTGATAGAAGTGGGCCAGAGGATTGGCACTTTGCCTGCGGTTTTGATTGTGGTAGCAACCGGCGCCTTGGGCGCGATTTTAGCCCAGTGGCAGGGCGCGCGAGTCTGGAAGAGTCTGCAAGAAGATTTGCAGGCATTAAAAATGCCGACTGATAAAATTATTGAAGGGGCGCTGGTGCTGGTTGGCGGCGTGCTTTTAATTACCCCGGGACTGCTTACTGATGTGATTGGGTTTTTGCTGGTGATTCCCTGGAGCCGGACATTGGTACGGGAGCTGATTAAAAAGCGGTTTGAGCGCAAGATACAGCGGGCGAGGTTTAAGGTGATTGGATAATAAGCTTGGCTCGCTGACGCTCGCCTTCGCGTAATACTGTAGTAACTCAATGGTAATACAATAGTAACTCATTGTAATTTATTGTTTCTATGAATAATGATACTAAAAAATTTGAGGTTCTGGAGCATCCGGCGGATTTGAAAATAAGGGCTTGGGGCAAGGATTTAAAAGAAGTTTTTACTAACATGGCCTTGGGAATGATGCAAAGTATTAAGTCTAATGCTCAAGGCGCGGCCAGAACAGAGCATGAAGTTAAAATTTCCTCAATTAACCGAGAAAGTTTGTTGATTGATTTTTTAAGCGAGCTTTTATATTTGGTTGAGATCAACAGGGAGGTTTATTCTAAGATTGAAATTACTCAATTGAGTGAAAAATATTTACAAGCCAAACTTTATGGTGTAAAAGCGCGCGGTTTTGATTTGGAGATTAAGGCCGTGACTTATGGCGGGGAGGAGGTGAGGCGCGGAGGTGGCGGGTGGGAGGCGGTAGTTATCTTTGACATTTGACACTAGATTAAAATTTTGTTAGACTTAAAGCAGCTTAAAGTTTAACTTTATTTTTATGCCCGAGGCGCAAATTATCGGAGTAAAACAGCTTTATACCAACTTAAAAAAAATCTCCCAAAGAACAGCCAAAGGAGAAAGTTTTATTGTTGTTAGGCGCTCGCAACCACTTTTTAGGGTTATCCCTTACCAAAAGGAAGAGTCTAAAAAATACACCCTAAAAGATTTAGAGAAACTCCAGTTTAATAGTGGAGATAAAGATTTAAGTAAGAAAATTGACGAGGTAGTATATAAACATAAATAAAATTAGGTAAAAATATGATAATTCTAGATTCTAATATTTGGATAGCTCTTTTAAATATTGATGATTCGGATCACGCGCGGGCCCAAGAGTTAATGAAGGATTTAGAAGAGAATATTATCGTGACCGAACACGTACTTTTAGAAGTAGCAACTATAATTTCTCAAAAAGTTGACAAAGATACAGCTGATAATTTCATCAAAAGAGTGATTAGTACCAAAGAAATTGAAATTTTTCCCTCTTCCGAGGAGTTTTTAGATAGGGTTATCAAGTTTTATTTGTCAAAATCTAATAGAAATTTATCTTTTGTTGATTATTCATTACTTCTGCTTTCCAAGAGAATAAAGGTTATTACTTTTGATAAAATACTTAAAAAAGAACTGGCAAAAGTTTTATGATTAGCAAAAATGATTTAAAAAGAATAAGTGATTATCTCTGGGAAATACCCAGAGATTTTAAATCCGGCATGAAAGTGCCGGCGCGGTTTTATGCGAGCGAGAAAATGTTGGACCAGCTTTTTAAAGACCGGTCCTTGGAGCAACTAGTTAATGTCGCGACTTTACCGGGCGTAGAAAAATATGCATTGGCAATGCCGGATATCCACGAAGGTTATGGTTTCCCGATTGGCGGGGTGGCTGGCATTGATGCGGAGACCGGTGTGATTTCACCTGGTGGCGTGGGTTATGACATCAATTGCGGGGTCCGACTTTTGCGAAGTGAAAAAAGCTTTGATGAGATTAAGCATAAACTTGTTGACCTAGTTAATCAAATTCAGCGCGATGTGCCTTCTGGCGTGGGCCGAGGCGGTCGGATTAAGCTGGAAAAAGAATCAATGGATAAAATTTTGACTTTGGGAGCGAGGCGAGCAGTAGAGCTCGGCTATGCCAAAGAAGAGGACTTAGAAAATTGCGAAGAAAGGGGCTCAATGCCTGGCGCTGATGCAAGCGCGGTGTCTGACCGAGCCAAGAGGCGAGGTTATGACCAGTGCGGCACTTTGGGCAGTGGTAATCATTTTTTAGAAATCCAAAGGGTAGAGCAGATATTTAATCAAGAAGCGGCCAAGGTTTTTGGATTATTCAAAGACCAAGTTACAATTATGATTCACTCGGGTTCGCGCGGCCTTGGCCACCAAGTTTGTACTGATTATGTGCGGCTAATGCAAAGCGCAATGGCTAAGTA contains these protein-coding regions:
- a CDS encoding RtcB family protein, with the protein product MISKNDLKRISDYLWEIPRDFKSGMKVPARFYASEKMLDQLFKDRSLEQLVNVATLPGVEKYALAMPDIHEGYGFPIGGVAGIDAETGVISPGGVGYDINCGVRLLRSEKSFDEIKHKLVDLVNQIQRDVPSGVGRGGRIKLEKESMDKILTLGARRAVELGYAKEEDLENCEERGSMPGADASAVSDRAKRRGYDQCGTLGSGNHFLEIQRVEQIFNQEAAKVFGLFKDQVTIMIHSGSRGLGHQVCTDYVRLMQSAMAKYNIRLPDQELACAPFSSPEGQQYFKAMAASANFAWANRLMMAYLIRQAWKQVIGQGELESVYDVAHNIAKIERHDMNRRISTNLYTNRTNHESDVNIKVKELIVHRKGATRAFGPGSKEVPEKYREVGQPVLIPGSMGTASYVLAGSGKAMQETFGSVCHGAGRRMSRAAAKKQIDAGKLKKDLEAKGIIIRCGSARGLAEEAPLAYKDIDNVVQVVAEAGLAQKVARLKPVGVVKGG
- a CDS encoding archease — encoded protein: MNNDTKKFEVLEHPADLKIRAWGKDLKEVFTNMALGMMQSIKSNAQGAARTEHEVKISSINRESLLIDFLSELLYLVEINREVYSKIEITQLSEKYLQAKLYGVKARGFDLEIKAVTYGGEEVRRGGGGWEAVVIFDI
- a CDS encoding PIN domain-containing protein, which encodes MIILDSNIWIALLNIDDSDHARAQELMKDLEENIIVTEHVLLEVATIISQKVDKDTADNFIKRVISTKEIEIFPSSEEFLDRVIKFYLSKSNRNLSFVDYSLLLLSKRIKVITFDKILKKELAKVL
- a CDS encoding FxsA family protein, translated to MLTALIPIFIFTPLVELALLIEVGQRIGTLPAVLIVVATGALGAILAQWQGARVWKSLQEDLQALKMPTDKIIEGALVLVGGVLLITPGLLTDVIGFLLVIPWSRTLVRELIKKRFERKIQRARFKVIG